Proteins encoded together in one Streptomyces umbrinus window:
- a CDS encoding NlpC/P60 family protein translates to MRLLVAALVTVVSLGLPAVSATPAAAATGCAPLQSGASAAAEAAVEVACRYVGKQYAWGGGHAQGMPGPSQGQIDRTDPASYADPELWSFDCIGLVRWAWYKATGRDLITERTTQATFAAPGYAHTKFLKSQGSGVLLPGDIMYFGPAGFGPTHVAIYLGNGKMVEAPQSGAQIQVNNISARWERYQGAFRPHADVTPMVWSWDGRGSYHKTWGQPNLRQDSNTSSRINFTNGNGISVQTRVLCQRVGERATVDGMVNNVWSFLPDYHSWISNLFVQGPAVLKDVPSCGDFPEIGGTLAGAENNTSCGDGTEPNSTGAWTARSTTVFGRTVELRYNGTTECAWGRITGGAPGDEIWVDRSADGGTTWSPMLGFTTITSGNDAYTTQ, encoded by the coding sequence GTGCGGCTCCTCGTGGCCGCGCTCGTGACGGTGGTGAGCCTCGGCCTGCCGGCCGTCTCGGCCACTCCGGCGGCCGCCGCCACGGGGTGCGCGCCGCTCCAGTCCGGTGCGAGCGCGGCGGCGGAGGCGGCCGTCGAGGTCGCGTGCCGGTACGTCGGCAAGCAGTACGCCTGGGGTGGCGGCCACGCGCAGGGCATGCCCGGTCCGAGTCAGGGCCAGATCGACCGCACGGACCCCGCCTCGTACGCGGACCCGGAGCTGTGGAGCTTCGACTGCATCGGTCTGGTGCGCTGGGCCTGGTACAAGGCGACCGGCCGGGACCTCATCACCGAGCGCACGACGCAGGCGACCTTCGCAGCGCCCGGGTACGCGCACACCAAGTTCCTGAAGTCGCAGGGGTCGGGCGTCCTGCTGCCCGGCGACATCATGTACTTCGGTCCGGCGGGCTTCGGCCCGACGCACGTCGCGATCTATCTCGGCAACGGCAAGATGGTCGAGGCGCCGCAGTCGGGCGCGCAGATCCAGGTCAACAACATCAGCGCCCGCTGGGAGCGCTACCAGGGCGCGTTCCGGCCGCACGCCGACGTCACGCCGATGGTCTGGTCCTGGGACGGCCGCGGCTCGTACCACAAGACCTGGGGCCAGCCCAACCTGCGGCAGGACTCGAACACGAGCAGCCGCATCAACTTCACCAACGGCAACGGCATCTCCGTACAGACGCGGGTGCTGTGCCAGCGGGTGGGCGAGCGGGCCACGGTCGACGGCATGGTGAACAACGTCTGGTCGTTCCTGCCGGACTACCACAGTTGGATCAGCAACCTGTTCGTACAAGGTCCGGCCGTGCTCAAGGATGTGCCGTCCTGCGGTGACTTCCCGGAGATCGGCGGCACACTGGCCGGCGCGGAGAACAACACATCCTGCGGCGACGGTACGGAGCCCAACTCCACGGGCGCCTGGACGGCCAGGTCGACCACCGTCTTCGGCCGCACCGTGGAACTGCGCTACAACGGCACCACCGAGTGCGCCTGGGGTCGCATCACCGGCGGCGCGCCCGGCGACGAGATCTGGGTCGACCGCAGCGCCGACGGGGGCACGACCTGGTCCCCCATGCTCGGCTTCACCACCATCACCTCGGGCAACGACGCGTACACCACCCAATGA
- the kstD gene encoding 3-oxosteroid 1-dehydrogenase — MSTTADPARRTQAPSRSGPSQSGPSQSGPSRRRVLGAATAGGLALAAGLPSAADAAELPLLGTYDVVVIGSGAAGMTAALTAAKQGLSCVVVEKAPTFGGSAARSGAGIWIPNNPVILAAGVPDTPAKAAAYLAAVVGPDVSAERRQAFLGQGPAMISFVLANSPLRFRWMEGYSDYYPELPGGLPGGRSIEPAQLDGNILGAELARLNPPYLTVPSGMVVFSADYKWLALSAVSVKGAAVATECLARGTRAALLGQKPLTMGQSLAAGLRAGLLAAQVPVWLNTPLTDLYTENGTTAGAVVTKNGTPGLIRARHGVIVGSGGFEHNAAMRAQYQQQPIGTEWTVGAKENTGDGIQAGRRAGAALDLMDDAWWGPAIPLPDEPYFCLAERTLPGGLLVNAAGARFVNEAAPYSDVVHTMYERNETDPDIPAWLIVDQNYRNRYLFRDIAPTFTFPDAWYTSGAAHKAWTLDALAARIGVPAAALRATVNRFNGLARNGTDTDFHRGDSAYDHYYTDPAILPNSCLAPLWLAPYYAFKIVPGDLGTKGGLRTDARARVLRPDGSVIPGLYAAGNASAAVMGHSYAGAGSTIGPAMTFGYIAARDIAAGARA, encoded by the coding sequence ATGTCGACAACCGCGGATCCCGCGAGACGTACCCAAGCCCCCTCACGGTCCGGCCCTTCACAGTCCGGCCCTTCACAGTCCGGCCCGTCGCGGCGCCGGGTGCTCGGCGCCGCGACGGCGGGCGGGCTCGCCCTCGCGGCCGGCCTCCCGAGCGCCGCCGACGCGGCCGAACTGCCCCTGCTCGGCACGTACGACGTCGTCGTGATCGGGTCCGGAGCCGCCGGGATGACCGCCGCGCTGACGGCCGCGAAACAAGGACTGAGCTGCGTCGTCGTGGAGAAGGCGCCCACCTTCGGCGGTTCGGCCGCCCGCTCCGGCGCGGGAATCTGGATCCCCAACAACCCGGTGATCCTCGCCGCCGGCGTGCCCGACACCCCGGCGAAGGCCGCCGCCTACCTGGCCGCGGTGGTCGGCCCGGACGTCTCCGCGGAACGCCGGCAGGCCTTCCTCGGACAGGGCCCCGCCATGATCTCCTTCGTACTGGCCAACAGCCCGCTGCGCTTCCGCTGGATGGAGGGGTACAGCGACTACTACCCGGAGCTGCCCGGCGGACTGCCGGGCGGCCGTTCCATCGAACCCGCCCAGCTCGACGGGAACATCCTCGGCGCCGAACTCGCCCGGCTGAACCCGCCGTACCTGACGGTGCCCAGCGGCATGGTCGTCTTCAGCGCCGACTACAAGTGGCTCGCGCTCTCCGCGGTCAGCGTGAAGGGCGCCGCCGTCGCCACGGAATGCCTGGCCCGCGGAACCAGGGCGGCCCTCCTCGGCCAGAAGCCCCTCACCATGGGCCAGTCACTGGCGGCCGGCCTGCGCGCGGGACTGCTCGCGGCCCAGGTGCCGGTCTGGCTGAACACCCCGCTCACCGACCTGTACACGGAGAACGGGACCACCGCGGGAGCGGTCGTCACGAAGAACGGCACACCGGGTCTGATCAGGGCCCGGCACGGAGTGATCGTCGGCTCCGGCGGCTTCGAGCACAACGCGGCCATGCGCGCCCAGTACCAGCAACAGCCCATCGGCACCGAGTGGACCGTAGGAGCCAAGGAGAACACCGGCGACGGAATCCAGGCGGGCCGCCGGGCCGGTGCCGCGCTCGACCTGATGGACGACGCCTGGTGGGGCCCGGCGATCCCCCTGCCCGACGAGCCCTACTTCTGCCTCGCCGAACGCACCCTGCCCGGCGGGCTCCTCGTCAACGCCGCCGGAGCCCGCTTCGTCAACGAGGCGGCCCCCTACAGCGATGTCGTACACACCATGTACGAACGCAACGAGACCGACCCGGACATCCCGGCCTGGCTGATCGTCGACCAGAACTACCGCAACCGCTACCTCTTCAGGGACATCGCACCGACGTTCACGTTCCCCGACGCCTGGTACACGTCCGGCGCCGCCCACAAGGCCTGGACCCTCGACGCCCTCGCCGCACGGATCGGCGTGCCCGCGGCCGCCCTGCGGGCCACGGTCAACCGTTTCAACGGCCTGGCCCGAAACGGCACGGACACCGACTTCCACCGCGGCGACAGCGCCTACGACCACTACTACACCGACCCCGCGATCCTCCCCAACTCCTGCCTGGCACCACTGTGGCTGGCCCCCTACTACGCCTTCAAGATCGTCCCGGGCGACCTGGGCACCAAGGGCGGTCTGCGCACCGACGCCCGGGCACGCGTGCTGCGCCCGGACGGATCCGTCATCCCCGGCCTGTACGCCGCCGGCAACGCCAGCGCGGCGGTCATGGGCCACAGCTATGCCGGCGCGGGCTCGACGATCGGACCGGCGATGACCTTCGGCTACATCGCGGCACGGGACATCGCGGCAGGTGCCAGGGCCTGA